The genomic interval CTTCTTTGACATAGTTTTGCAATAACATCAGACAACCGTACGTTGTTTCATGGTGTCCTGAGCCAAACGCAAGGGCTGGATCAATAATAATATTTTTCTTACCTGCAATGCCCTCCACCCAGCTTGGATGAATGTAAAAATCGTTTACATGTAAAGGTTGTACAGAGTTTCGGTACTGTGCTATCCAATCTTCATTCTCTTTCACCAAAAGCTGTGTATCAAGCTTGATCTCTTTGCCTAAGGATTTGGATAACTCTTGAGCAAACGTCTCCACGCCAAAAAGAAGCATCTGCAAATCTTCTTCACTGCGCAAGATAATCGTACCATTGGCTTCTTCAATAGCCTCATCGCTGAGACTTAGAATAAAATCAAGAAAAAGTGAATATTCACTCTGCGGGGTTATTTGAAGTTCGTTATAGGTTTTTTCCATTCAAATTAACCTAAAACATCCTCAAGTTTTTCTTTAAGAACTTGTGGGGTAAAAGGTTTAACGATATAGTTGTTGACACCCGCTTTAAGCGCTGTAATCACTTCTGCCTTACCACCCTCAGTTGTGACCATGATGATAGGCATACCTTCATATTTTTTTTCAGCTCTAACTTTACGAACCAAATCCAACCCATTCATCTCAGGCATGTTCCAATCGGTAATCAGCACATTAATATCCGGTGTGCGCTCCATGATCTGCCAGGCTTCCACACCATGTTCTGCTTCCAAAACGTCATCAAATCCTAATCGCTGTAAGGTGTTCTTAATAATACGGCGCATTGTCGAGCTATCATCTACTACAAGCAGCTTCAATGTCACTCCTTTTGTCGTTAAGTTATTGCTATGGGTTAAATTCTAACCAAGTTTAGTTTGAACTTAGTTTAAAGCGTTTCTTTAGCGATATACGCAAAAGCTTCACGCAAATCTAAGCTCCCCTCATAAAATGCTTTTCCCACGATGACACCAGAAACCTTGTGGCTCTGCTTCAACGAGATAATATCGTCTAAATTCTTTAATCCTCCACTCGCAATCGTGGCAATGCCTGAAGCTTCTGCGATGGCAAGTGTAAAATCAAGATTGACCCCACTGAGCATTCCATCACGCCCGACATCGGTGCAGATGATCGCTTCAACCCCTGCATCGGCAAACGCACGTGCCAAATCCGTCGCTTTCATCGTGGATTTTTCAGCCCAACCTTCTACGGCGACATACCCATCAATAGCGTCAATACCAACGACCACACGGTATTTTTGTGCCATTTCTTTGACAAAAGCGGGGTTTTTCAAAGCGATGGAACCTAAAATGACGCGATCAATGCCTAACGCCACATAGCGGCGAATCGTCTCTTCATCACGAATCCCGCCACCCAGTTCCAGTTTTAAACGACAATTTTGACGAATTTTTTCAATTTGCTCAAGGTTTTTAGGCTCGCCTGCGAATGCCCCGTTTAAATCAACCAGATGCACCCATGTTGAGCCCATCTCTTCAAACACCTTTGCCACTTCCCAAGGCTCATTCGAGTAAATTTTAGCACTCTCCATCAGCCCTTTGGTAAGGCGTACGGCTTTGCCATCTTTCAGGTCTATCGCTGGTAAAATATCCATCATAACTCCACAAAATTCTTTAAAATTGCCAATCCATTGGCATGGGATTTCTCAGGGTGCGGCTGAAAACCAAAGACATTGTTTTTTTGAACCGCACTGGGAAATTCATACCCGTACATTGTTTTACCAATGGTGTATTGATCATCACACTGCGCATGAAAACTGTGCACAAAATAGAGGTAAAACGACTCGGGCATCCCTTTAAACAAAGGTGTCTCTTTCTTTACATGTAATTGATTCCAGCCCATGTGTGGTACTTTGAGACGTTGATCAAACCGTGAAGTATCAAACTTCACGATCTCTCCTTCGATCAAACCAAGCCCTGCACAATCACCAAACTCAACACTGCTTTCAAACAGCAGTTGCATGCCAAGGCAAATGCCTAAAAGCGGTTTGCCTGAAATAGCAAACGCTCTTACTGCCTCATCAAGATTTCGCTCTTTTAGGCAGCCCATCGCATCTTTAAAAGCACCAACTCCTGGTAAAATGATCTTATCAAATTTTGAAACCGTGTCAGCATCTTTGACAATTTCAACCGCAACACCAAGCTTTTCAAACGCATTGGTAACGCTTCGAAGATTGCCCATATTGTAATCAATCAATCCTATCATGAATCTCTCTTTTGCGGAATAGATTTAAGGTAAAACGCAAGCCCAAAGAGAAGGAATGTCACACCTCCAAGCAGATAAACCGCGTATAAAATGTGCGCCGCGTCAATAATTGCAAATTTAAAGACGAGCATTAATGCCTCAATGGCAAGGGCGATAATGATGGAGCCTAAAAAACGCACCATCGTTTTGTGCATGCCTCCACCTTCATCTTTTTCATTTCGACCTAACACTTCCTCTTCAAAGATCGTTTTCACCAGATCAAAAATGGCTAAAGAGAGTGTGACCAAAATGGTTGATTCAAACATCGCTTTAATATCAAGAAGATTAAACTCAAATCCATGCATAAACAAGCTACGCATCCCATTAAAAAGTAACAGAAGAGCTATCGCCAATAAGCAAAGCGAAAAAACGGTATAGATCACTTGGGAACTTTTTCCAAAAACAGACTGTAACGACGAAGGGTGGGCAATTTTTAAAATGTGCTCCAAAGAGACATCGATACAGGCAATAAATTTTAAAATCCCTTGCTCATCATAAATAGGATAAGAGGCTGTCACTGTTAAATCGTTGGTCAATGTTGAAGGATACGGGTCGCTTAAAACACAACGTTTTTCGCGCACAGCACGATAATAATAGGACTTGCCACTACGATTTTGTCCCAGTCCTCCCTTGCGGTGTGGATCATCGGTGATGTTATTGATGACCTGATCGCCTTTGTTATCCAGCAAATAAAGGGCTTCAAACTCTTCCACTTCGTGGACAATTTTATCTAAACTCGCGCTGATGACATCCAAATTGGGTTCAGGCATACGGTTCGGGATATTGCGCGTAAAGAGATAGCACAAATACGCTCTTGCTCTGGTTCTAACTTCAGAAAATTGCTGAATCTCACGAATAACCATATCGCTTCCCTTTTGTTTTTTTCGTATTGTAACTAAATTTTGAGCCGATAGACTTTAGCGTATGCCTCTAAACTAATCGGTTCGAAAAATCGTTCGTCATAATTTTCCAACACAAAGAGTTGAATGTAGCTCGAACGGAACATCGCTTCATCAAGAATCAAAAACGTATTGTACGCTTGCATGTAAATAATCGAAAAAAGCCCATCAGGATGGATGATAGTTTGCTCTTTAACCAGTTTAAACTCAGGCGTATACGCTGTTTGGATAAAGTTTTTAACAGGCACTTCTTGATTACCAATTTTAAGCATTCCTTTGGCTTTATCTAACACAACACCGCCGCTGAAATTAAGCAAAGAACCTGTATCTTTAACCTGTGAGGTTTGAAAGAAAAACGGCTGGCGCGTCATCTTTCCACTCATAAGATCCATACCACTAAATTGCGCGACCGTTGGGAAAATACTCATCATACGGTATGGCAGGTAGAAATAAATTTCGCGTGTTTTAGCCGGTAACGAAAGAGGCGTTTGAAGCGCATCCAGAAAATCATTGGCATCTTTAAAACCATAATCCAAGCTCATTTGAGCCGTGTTGTTTATAATTTTAGACTGTTGCTCTTTAGCTTTGGTCTCATTCTCTTCGGCCGTGATAAATGCTTTTTCCGTGTATTCTACTTCCAAACGAGCAAGCTTCGCCGCACTTTCTTGATCGTTGGTTAACATAAAACTCACAGGGAAATTGACATCGCCACTGTGCTTACCACCATCAATCAATGTTTTCGTATCAGCGTAGTAGCGCAAAGGATAGCCATAGTCCCACCACGCAACAATATAATCGTCTCGACCTGCAATGTTTCGAAGCGAATCGAGCTGTTCCACTTCGGTTTTATTCATCACCGTTGGCACACGATAATCGATTACATGTAAAAGGTTTGGGTACAAAACTCCAAGACTTGAGAGGATCACAAAGCTCGATTTAACCAGCCCTCCAAGCCGCTCATTGATAAACACTCCCGTGATATAAGCGCTACATGTAAAAAGCAAATACGCCATCCCCAAAGCACACACCGGCACAGCATAAATCGTAAAACGAAGTCCTCCCCAAAGGGCTAAAAAGCCAAGCCCTAACAGTGGCAAGCCTAAAAGCATCGCAGGGTATTTTTTGACCATCAAAACGTAGCCAATGAGAGAGAGAATAAACGTGATCGTATGCCCACTAATGCGTTCTGCAAAGGTGATAAAGTCAATTTGACCCGCTTCGCGTACGGTTTGCATTACGGAGAAAAAGTGCAGCGGTAGCACGTCTGGACTCATCTCAATCGCATCTTTAAAAACATACCCTTTGAGCTGTGCCCAAATCGGTGCCAATCCCCCTGTTACAAAAAAGAGCGCTATAGCCAACGCTAAAAAATACCCGATGTATGTGTCCCAATGCTTCTTTTTAAAACTCACATAAATGCCAATGACAACTACCAAGCGTACTATATTTGGCAATCCCATCATCGCAAAAAGCATAATCGTTAAGAGTTTGAAATGAAAAATATTTTTCCGATCAAAGAGGAGCGCATACGCCAAGATCAATCCAAAATACGAAAATTCCAACGAGTAGCTTTGAGGATACCACCAACGATAGGCAATAATTTCTAATGCTGTGATTAAAAGGTATTTTTCTTCTTTCGTTCGTAAGGCTAAAATCAGCGACCATAACAGAAATGTGGGGAAAACAATATTGAGCATATCGGTATCGTAATAGCCAATCATCGTTCGGTTGTAATAACTCACCGCAATCGAAGCAAGAAGTGCCGCTAAAAACCCCATCTCAATCATTTTAAAATGGTGTGCGATTAAGATAATTGGCACCACAATTAACGAGCCTAAGAGAGAAGGCATATAAAAAATTGTTGTTTCTAATGAGAACGGAAACAGTTTAACCGCAAGGTAAGTCAACCATGAAGCCGCTTCATTGACAGGAGAAAGCGCATGTTTTTGCGATATGCCATACAAAAGATCTCTTGCCCCCTCCGCCCAAAAATAGCCATCATTCGTGTTAATCATAAATTGCCCAGCAAATTTAAAACTTTCATAGTCGCTAAACTGATAAACCCAAATCAAACGTACGCAAAAACTAAATGCAAAAGCCAGTACAATAAGACTTGTAATAACATAGGTGCTTTTTTTATCTCTTAAATCTTGATTCATACCGATCCCTAGTGTGCATTATGATTAAATTCAGGAACAATCTCTTTTAATTTTGCTATTTTATCGTTACATGTAAACAGTTCTTCGATATCAGTACAGAGTTTATCAATCG from Sulfurospirillum multivorans DSM 12446 carries:
- the hisH gene encoding imidazole glycerol phosphate synthase subunit HisH produces the protein MIGLIDYNMGNLRSVTNAFEKLGVAVEIVKDADTVSKFDKIILPGVGAFKDAMGCLKERNLDEAVRAFAISGKPLLGICLGMQLLFESSVEFGDCAGLGLIEGEIVKFDTSRFDQRLKVPHMGWNQLHVKKETPLFKGMPESFYLYFVHSFHAQCDDQYTIGKTMYGYEFPSAVQKNNVFGFQPHPEKSHANGLAILKNFVEL
- a CDS encoding 50S ribosomal protein L11 methyltransferase, with protein sequence MEKTYNELQITPQSEYSLFLDFILSLSDEAIEEANGTIILRSEEDLQMLLFGVETFAQELSKSLGKEIKLDTQLLVKENEDWIAQYRNSVQPLHVNDFYIHPSWVEGIAGKKNIIIDPALAFGSGHHETTYGCLMLLQNYVKEGNELLDVGCGSGILSIAARKCGAIVDLCDTDAQATDSATENFKLNQEQFNRIWTGSVQKRDKEYDIVVANIIADVLIMLTSDLQKAVKEGGLLILSGILDKYVDKVESKFSSMKLVEKYQKEEWFTLVLQRN
- a CDS encoding STT3 domain-containing protein, whose translation is MNQDLRDKKSTYVITSLIVLAFAFSFCVRLIWVYQFSDYESFKFAGQFMINTNDGYFWAEGARDLLYGISQKHALSPVNEAASWLTYLAVKLFPFSLETTIFYMPSLLGSLIVVPIILIAHHFKMIEMGFLAALLASIAVSYYNRTMIGYYDTDMLNIVFPTFLLWSLILALRTKEEKYLLITALEIIAYRWWYPQSYSLEFSYFGLILAYALLFDRKNIFHFKLLTIMLFAMMGLPNIVRLVVVIGIYVSFKKKHWDTYIGYFLALAIALFFVTGGLAPIWAQLKGYVFKDAIEMSPDVLPLHFFSVMQTVREAGQIDFITFAERISGHTITFILSLIGYVLMVKKYPAMLLGLPLLGLGFLALWGGLRFTIYAVPVCALGMAYLLFTCSAYITGVFINERLGGLVKSSFVILSSLGVLYPNLLHVIDYRVPTVMNKTEVEQLDSLRNIAGRDDYIVAWWDYGYPLRYYADTKTLIDGGKHSGDVNFPVSFMLTNDQESAAKLARLEVEYTEKAFITAEENETKAKEQQSKIINNTAQMSLDYGFKDANDFLDALQTPLSLPAKTREIYFYLPYRMMSIFPTVAQFSGMDLMSGKMTRQPFFFQTSQVKDTGSLLNFSGGVVLDKAKGMLKIGNQEVPVKNFIQTAYTPEFKLVKEQTIIHPDGLFSIIYMQAYNTFLILDEAMFRSSYIQLFVLENYDERFFEPISLEAYAKVYRLKI
- a CDS encoding chemotaxis response regulator CheY — translated: MKLLVVDDSSTMRRIIKNTLQRLGFDDVLEAEHGVEAWQIMERTPDINVLITDWNMPEMNGLDLVRKVRAEKKYEGMPIIMVTTEGGKAEVITALKAGVNNYIVKPFTPQVLKEKLEDVLG
- a CDS encoding PDC sensor domain-containing protein, with product MVIREIQQFSEVRTRARAYLCYLFTRNIPNRMPEPNLDVISASLDKIVHEVEEFEALYLLDNKGDQVINNITDDPHRKGGLGQNRSGKSYYYRAVREKRCVLSDPYPSTLTNDLTVTASYPIYDEQGILKFIACIDVSLEHILKIAHPSSLQSVFGKSSQVIYTVFSLCLLAIALLLLFNGMRSLFMHGFEFNLLDIKAMFESTILVTLSLAIFDLVKTIFEEEVLGRNEKDEGGGMHKTMVRFLGSIIIALAIEALMLVFKFAIIDAAHILYAVYLLGGVTFLLFGLAFYLKSIPQKRDS
- the hisA gene encoding 1-(5-phosphoribosyl)-5-[(5-phosphoribosylamino)methylideneamino]imidazole-4-carboxamide isomerase — encoded protein: MDILPAIDLKDGKAVRLTKGLMESAKIYSNEPWEVAKVFEEMGSTWVHLVDLNGAFAGEPKNLEQIEKIRQNCRLKLELGGGIRDEETIRRYVALGIDRVILGSIALKNPAFVKEMAQKYRVVVGIDAIDGYVAVEGWAEKSTMKATDLARAFADAGVEAIICTDVGRDGMLSGVNLDFTLAIAEASGIATIASGGLKNLDDIISLKQSHKVSGVIVGKAFYEGSLDLREAFAYIAKETL